Part of the Pomacea canaliculata isolate SZHN2017 linkage group LG11, ASM307304v1, whole genome shotgun sequence genome is shown below.
aaacaaattaatcaatgaacttatttttttgtgacaTCATAAGGTAATCAGATTCATCAGTAGTTCAGAAATTGAATTATGCTGTTATTGAATTcctactttcttatttttaggAAGCTCTTGCTGAGGAGAAAAGGATGGAAGCTAGGTATGCTAATGACATAGAGATCGCTAAATCTCAGAGAGACTTTGAGTTGAAGAAGGCTGCCTATGATATGGAGGTGCAGACTACTAAAGCTCAGGCTGATTTGGCCTATGACCTACAAGTGAGTAAAGTAGACCTCTTCTTGAAAAGGAAAAGTGAAATTACTTGTGTATTTAAGATTGGGACATGAACTGGTATTATAAAGACTTATGCCCATGCCATACGAAGAACTAACGCAAGTCATTGTGGATCACTAGAAAGTAATTGGAatttattacaattcaaaaaaacatttgtgacaTTGCCTAGCATAATGACATGGCAGAGAGTGAACAAAGCTTACATTTTGCACAAGGAAATCAAATGGTAAATGTTCCATTAAAGAATTAAAGTCAACACAGGGAAATTTAGAGATGAGTTTCGCCATCGTTTAGATGTTATGAAAGATCAAGTCCTCACCTGGTGGGCTGACATGCTGCTATGCTATGTTCAGGCAGCAAAGACAAAGCAGCGTATCCGTGAGGAGCAGATGCAGGTAACAGTCATTGAGCGTGGGCAGCAGATCCAGGTGCAGGAACAAGAGATTGTCCGTCGAGAGCGTGAGCTTGATGCTCAGGTTCGCAAACCTGCAGAAGCCGAAAAGTACCGCCTGGAGAAGCTGGCAGAAGCCAACAGAACGCGAGTCATCTTGGAGGCCGAGGCTGAAGCTGAAGCCATCCAGGTCagcatttcatgttttcatttctcAAGTGAGGACACaaatttagaatttattttaaaaaacttacagATTTCTGAGACCAGCagctatttttggtttttttgctgTGTTCTTGCAGGTCAAGGGTGAAGCTGAAGCATTTGCTATTGAAGCAAAGGCACGTGCTGAAGCTGAGCAGATGGCCAAGAAAGCTGATGCCTGGAAAGATTACCAGGATGCTGCTATGGTGGACATGGTTCTTGAAACACTGCCAAaggttaaaattaaaagaactttAGAAACTTTCATTCACCTCAGACAAAAGGCTCATGGATGCTTTAAGATTAAATGCTGTATACAGACTCTGGTAATCTTGCACCAACACTCTGGTAATCTTgcagtgaaaaaaatgtcttttgttcATCAGATTGCTGCTGAGATTGCGCAGCCTCTGGCACAGGCGAAGAAAGTCACCATGGTTTCCAGTGGCAAGGGAGAGGTGGGTGCCACTAAACTCACCAGTGAGGTCATGCTCATCATGGAGAAACTGCCTCTCATGGTGGAGAACCTTACAGGCATCAACATCTCTAAGGTGAGTTCTTGCATAAAATTAACTCTTGATACGATTAGGCAGACTTCTTCAATTCAATTcatcatgaaaagaaagtttttgagATAGAGTGTCTGTGTTTTAGTAAAGGTAAAAGTACAGCTTTAGTGTCATTATTCTAACAAAATTAATCGCTCAACAAAAGTAAATAGtctacatttttctgtttcgtAACCAGCACATTGAAGTTTGACAAGTTGCATGTTGGTAAATAGGTGTTTTTTGTGAAATACTCGTGCTTAGATATCTTTCTATACGCCTTcatgaaaatgtctttttgtatacaattttttcccctttttagtttatttggtgaaaaatatttgtttgttacaGTCCATGAAAATGAGTCATCGTAAGTAAAGGGAAATTCCTCCATCATCTCCTTTGTGGTATGTGTTGGGACACAAAACATATGTTGCTGTTATTAGTTGCAGCTGAAATGgcaacattttgtttctgtttatttctgtacacCAATCTTTAGGTATGGCCAGAATTTACCAGGCTCAGATTGTGATTTATCCTTTGCTAGCAACATACAATGGTCAACAGTCGCACTACTCTTAGGCATAACTGTGCTTCGCTCACAGTGACTAGTGTCTTCatgtaaaagaaattaaaacgaGCTTGGATTTAAACAATCGGGAACAAGCACATCAGGGAAACATAAGAGTCTCAAAGAAATTAGGGCTCTGGACAACTTGAACATCTGAATAGGATGTCTTGCATATTAACCATctaaaacatttgtacatcaATTCACcttattgttattgtctttaTAAAGTCTCTTATACTGTTCTTCATATGATATTGTTGATgtattatgaatttttattaatgtgtgattgTTATTGTATCATTAGAGAATATTCGTAGAATGCATTTAAATTGTCATTTTCCACGTTTGAAAgaatgcatttttgtttcatgtgaTATATGTAAtaattcaaaacttttttttttttttttttttttgctttacagTTTTTAATAACTTATGTACGTGCATAATCCTTTTAGCACTTGTAAAAGATGTTggggggggtgtgtgtgagaaaaaacTTGAGTGAATGAAAACTATGTCgtattattttgattattattagaACAAAGTCATTGGAATATAGAGATTTCAAGAACAGTAATTgcaaattttatatatatttttaagctAGCATTGCTAATGTTTTATActtagtattttttaattaaattttggtactttttaaaaaaaacgacaaaTGATTAGAGTGCTGATAAACAGAATACCAGTGCTCCTTACTACTTTTGTGGATCATGTTTCATCAAAGCATCATTTCATTTAGTAACATTACAAATACAAATCAAAGCTCATCATTTGCAATTTCAGAGAAACTGCATTGTGAAGTTGCAAAATATTTCCTACTTGTCTAAGCAGTGACACATTATTGGAATTTTAAAAGGACAGATAATAAAATGTTCAGATCTAATTCCATCCTCTGGatctatttattaaaaaaaattagtgataATTCTTATATTGCACCAAGTTCTAGCCAGAAGCTGCTCAACATACAcaagacacacatgcacagccTACCCCTTTGGTAGGTTTGCCTTTAATGCACTTTAACAGCTGTTGCTATTGTTTTTCTGAATGTCCcattgtaatttaatttataaatgtctTCTTTATAGtgtaatttgtaaatgtaatgACTTTTTCATCTAATTACACCTAAAGAGATTCCAGTGGTTTTGGTGAGCAGGGACTGTGAGTATCAAGTAGGATAAAAGTATACAACCTCAGTTAGGGCATAGGTATATGATTGTCTAGATTATCGagctacatttttatttttttttaagtgtttatgATTTCTGTATGCTTGATTAAgccaaatgtaaaatttttactTGCTCAATCATATTGTTTCTATATGGTATAAGAAAGAACTAAGCATATTAGCAATTTTAGTGaatgaataaagttttttttcatagagAATGTAACTATTGTGTTGATTTCTGTTGCCTGATGGGAGCATGATTTTTAAGTGGGAGAACATCATATTTTGATAGGGAGATGTGCTTTTGCAAAATTTGAAACAGGGTGCTGCTGAAGTAGTTAGTAAacatctaaatttaaaaaatataagaatcaGCATGCACCaattgtttgggtttttgaGACAGTTTACATTTGTCAATGTTTtcctttgtatttttcaaagaaaacaggtGGACATGATTTATACTTTGATGTGTTTCACTTTAAGGTAATACTCATATTTGGGAACTTCGTAtgaaagcaaatttatttttcttgcaatgTTTACTTTTGTATCC
Proteins encoded:
- the LOC112576037 gene encoding flotillin-1-like isoform X2; translation: MGFEVCGPNEVMVVSGCCLGRSRYLPGGRIFVWPGIQKLQRMSLNTLTLSIESPQVYTKLGVSISVTGIAQVKIQGSNEEMLQAACELFLGKSEKEIKAVAQETLEGHQRAIMGNMTVEEIYKDRKKFSKAVFEVASSDLINMGIYVVSYTLKDLRDEEGYLKALGMARTAQVKRDARIGEAEARRDAGIKEALAEEKRMEARYANDIEIAKSQRDFELKKAAYDMEVQTTKAQADLAYDLQAAKTKQRIREEQMQVTVIERGQQIQVQEQEIVRRERELDAQVRKPAEAEKYRLEKLAEANRTRVILEAEAEAEAIQVKGEAEAFAIEAKARAEAEQMAKKADAWKDYQDAAMVDMVLETLPKIAAEIAQPLAQAKKVTMVSSGKGEVGATKLTSEVMLIMEKLPLMVENLTGINISKSMKMSHRK
- the LOC112576037 gene encoding flotillin-1-like isoform X1; protein product: MGFEVCGPNEVMVVSGCCLGRSRYLPGGRIFVWPGIQKLQRLSLNTITLTIESSNVYTQLGVAISVTGIAQVKIQGSNEEMLQAACELFLGKSEKEIKAVAQETLEGHQRAIMGNMTVEEIYKDRKKFSKAVFEVASSDLINMGIYVVSYTLKDLRDEEGYLKALGMARTAQVKRDARIGEAEARRDAGIKEALAEEKRMEARYANDIEIAKSQRDFELKKAAYDMEVQTTKAQADLAYDLQAAKTKQRIREEQMQVTVIERGQQIQVQEQEIVRRERELDAQVRKPAEAEKYRLEKLAEANRTRVILEAEAEAEAIQVKGEAEAFAIEAKARAEAEQMAKKADAWKDYQDAAMVDMVLETLPKIAAEIAQPLAQAKKVTMVSSGKGEVGATKLTSEVMLIMEKLPLMVENLTGINISKSMKMSHRK